From Leptotrichia sp. oral taxon 215 str. W9775:
AATACTAAAAGAAATAAAAGAGACATTAGATATAGAAAGTTATAGCTTTTTATTGAATCAAAAATTTATTGACTTTATTCCGGAAACAGAAGATAAAATACTGGAAGAATTAGATGAGATATTCCAGAAAAAAGATGATAATAAAGACTTAAAAATGGATACTTTAGTAAATTTGATATCTAAGCAGGAAAACATTTTAGATTTTTTATTAGTATCAGGTTTAAATAATAGATTACCGATTTCTTTTATAGAAAAATTAAAAAAATATAAAAACAAGGAATTTTTTAAATCATTGGAACAATATAAATCAGAGATATTATGGAAATACATATTGGATCAAGAAAATTTTGATTATTCTGAATTTACGGAAAATGAATTAGAAAAATTTTCAAAAATAGAAATAAAAAAACTTTTAGAAAAAAATAATGAAAAATTAATAAAATTAGTGAGAGAATATATTTTTTCTAAAATTAAGAAGAAAGATAATATTTCAAATAATAATATTGTAGAAGCCTATTTTGAGTGGGAGAGTGAAAAAAATGAAACTACAGAATAAAGATTCTGTAATGAATTTAGGAGATACAAGTTTTAGAAGAAAAAATTTGTTAGATGATTATAAAGTGATGTTACAGGGAATTACAGAACAATTGGAAGAATGGAATACAAATAATAGTTCACAAATGAATTTTTATCAATATGTTGCAAAAAGTGGACTAATAAATGATACTTTTTATAGTGATTATTATTCTTTTATATCTGATAAATTTAAAGAAAGTATTTTTGAAAAATATAAAGAAAAAAAAGAAGTTGAAAATTATGAAAGTTTGATGGAATATTTTGTTTTAGAACAGAAAAAAAGAGGAAGAACTTATACAAATGCACTTGTAAAAATAGGACTTATAGATGAAAAAAGAAAAATAACAGCAGTTGGAGAAGCGTTGTTAGATGGAGATACAAAACAGGATGACATTGAAAAATTGTTTAATCTATCAGCAGACAATATTATTTTTTTAAGACAATTATTGAAATTAAGAGTTTATGAATCTGAAGGAGAAAATTATATTTATCCATTTAGAATGGGGGTATATTTGCTTAACAAATTTGATGATATCCCTCAAAAAGAATTTTGTACGATTTTATCTTTAATCAGAGCTGGTAAAACAGATGAAGAATATAGAGAAATATTAGATAAATATAAATTAGTAAAAAATAAAAATATGAGTTTTGGTGAATATGTTGCAAGATATATACAAGAAGAAACTTTAGAAATAAAATTTGAAGAAAAGAATAGAATTTCAAAAGAAAAATTTGAAAAGTATTTTTTAAATAGAAAAAGCAAAGATAAAATAGAAGATTATTTTGAATTTTATGAAATATCTTTAGATTTTTTTGAAAATAGGAATTTGGAAACATATAAAAAATTAGAAAAAATAAGTAAAAAAGGGAGTATAAAAAAAGCCTTTGGTTATAATAAAGTTCCATTTAAATTTTGTAAGACGTTAAAAGAATTTTTTGAAGAGAATAAAAAAACAATATTTAACACTGAAAATATTGAAGAGTTTAACAAGTTATTTTATGAATTATTTCGGAATTCTAAAAACTATGATTTAATTTTTGAATATAATGACATGACAATTAGAACTTTTAATCTTTCAGGGATAATAAGTTTTGAAAATGGGTTGGTAAATTTATCGTATAAATGGCTAAGTAAACATATTTTTTCAGAAATTATGGATATGCAGCTATGTAGCCAAATGAATGATGAAAAAAAAGAAATATTTCATAAAAATTTTTCATTAGTAGAAATCTTTAATTTATCAAATGAAAGAATTGTAAACTTTGAAAAAAAATTGAGAAGAGAAAATAATATTCCAGAAGAAATATCAGTTTTTGAATATTTTTCTGAAAAAATAGATAAGGATTTTGAGAAAAAATTAGAAGAAAGATTTTCAAATAGTAAAGTTTGCAATATACTTGCTTTATTTAAAAATAGAGAAAATGATGAAAAGATTTCAAAAGAAGTTACAGATAATGCGAAAATTCCTACAATTTTTGAATATATACTGGCAATAGCCTGGCATAGGATTTCTAATAAAGAATTTAATTTGAAGAAAAGTTTGAAATTATCTCTTGATGGAGATGGATTTCCACTTTCACATGCTCCAGGTGGTGATGGCGATATAATTGCAGAATATTCAGACTTTGATGTTATGTTAGAAGCAACATTAATGGACAAAAATACTCAAAAAAGAGGAGAACTTGAGCCTGTAATACGCCATACAACGAATTTGACAATAAAAAATATGGAAGAAAATAAGAAAACATACACTTTTTTTGTTGCAAACGAATTAGATGCAAATGTGATTAATATTTTTAGAGCAACTTCACAAATTCAACTTCAATCAACACAAGACAGAGAAAAATATACAAATGGGATAAAAATTTATTCTTTAACAATAGATAAGATAATTTATTTACTCGAAAATAATATAAATTATAAATGTTTTCTAAATAAAGTTTTTGAAAATTATAGCAAAGTAGAATTTATATGCAATAACTGGTACGAAGAAATATGGAATAACTCTATAGAAGGTGAAAATATTGGAAAAGTTTAAAATATACAATAGGAGATATCTAGGAAGTAAATATAAATTATTGGAATTTATTGAAAAAATAGTACAGGAGCATACAAAAAAATGTAAAATATTTTTAGATTTGTTTGCAGGAACAGGAGTTGTGGCAGATTACTTTAACAAAAAATATGATGTTGTGCTAAATGATTTGTTGAGATGTAATTACATTTCATATGAATGCTTTTTTTCAGATTTGGAGTATAGTGAGAAAAAAGTAACAGATATAATAGAAAAATATAATAAAAAAAATGTAAAAAAGGAAAATTATTACTCTAAAAATTTTAAAAATACATATTTAAATGAAAAAAATCTAAAAAAAGTTGGATTCGTAAGAGATGATATTGATAATTTGTTTGAGAAAAAATTAATAAATAAACGAGAGAGAGCAATATTAATAACATCTCTAGTTTATGCTGTTGATAAGATAGCAAATACAGTAGGACACTATGATGCTTATAGAAAAAATGGAGATTTAGAAAAAGAATTAATTTTGAAATTACCTCAAATTGAAAATGAAAATAATAAAAATAACAAAATTTTTTGTATGGATGCAAATGAGTTAGTAAAAAAAATTAAAGCAGATATTGTATACATTGATCCACCATATAATTCAAGGCAATATAGTGATGCCTATCATTTTTTAGAAAATATAGCAACAAATAATAAACCTGAGGTTTTTGGAGTTGCAAAAAAAATGGATAGAACTCATATAAAAAGTAAATATTGTTTATCAAATGCTAAAGAAACATTAGAAGAGCTGGTTGAAAATATTGAGGCAAAATATATTCTTTTTTCATATAATAATACTCAGCAAAAAGCTAATTCCCGTTCAAATGGAAGAATTAGTGATGATGAAATTTTAGAGATATTAAAATCTAAAGGAGAAGTGGTTGTATTTGAAAAAGATTTTAATCCGTTTACAGTAGGAAAGACAAATATTGAAAATCATAGTGAAAGAATCTTTTTTTGTAAGGTAAAAAAAGCTAAAAAAAACATTATAAATAACCTAACAGAAGAAAACATAGTAGCAGAAGAAAATCAACTTTTTATAATAGAAAATACAAAGAAAAATATAGTTCAGTCACCACTTAATTATACAGGCGGAAAATTCAGATTATTGAAACAGATTTTTGAAAAAATACCGAAAGATATTGATATTTTTTATGATATTTTTTGTGGCGGTTTTAATGTGGGAGCAAATTTTAATGCAAAGAAAATAATTGGGATTGATAAAAATAAGGAATTAATAAAATTACTTAAGTTTTTGAAAAAACAGAATTACGAAAAGTTGGAAAAAAAAATTGAAGAAAAAATAGAGTATTATGACTTAAGTAATTCCTTTAAAAATGGCTATGAATATTATGGGTGTAATTCTTATGATGGTTTAGGAAAATACAATAAAGAAAAATTTTTGAGATTAAGAGAAGATTATAATAGTCAAAAAAAGGAAATATTATTTTTATTGTTAATATTTTATTCTTTTAATAATCAAATCAGATTTAATAAAAGAAATGAATTTAATTTACCAGTAGGAAAAAGAGATTTTAATTCTAAATTACGAAAAAAATTGAAAAATTTTATTTATAATCTTCAATTAGTTGAAACTGAATTTGAAAGTATAGATTTTCGTGATATAGATTTAAAAAAAATTAATCAAAAAAATACTTTCTTTTATCTTGATCCACCTTATTTATTAGGACAAGCAAGTTATAATGAAAATAATTTGTGGACTGAAAACGATGAGAAAGACTTGCTAAGATTTTTAGAACGATGTAATAGAAAGAAAATTAAATTTGCTCTTTCAAATGTCATGGAACATAAAGGAAATGAGAATAGAATTTTAAAGGACTGGAGTTCAAAAAATAATTTTTTTGTAAACTATCTTGATTTTAATTATTACAATTCAAATTATCAGATAAAAAGGAAAAATACTGTTACAAAAGAAGTTTTAATTACAAATTTTAATATTCAATTTGAAAAATAGAAAGGAAGTCATTAAAATGAAAAAGAAATTATTAATTTTATTGTTAATCTTAGGTACTATGAGTATTTTGGAAGGGAAGGCAAATAATAAGAAAGATTGTTATATTCCAAAAGGAGAGCTGGGATGTGTAACGGATATGTCCACACCGGAGGGAATGAAAAAAGCTATGGAAATTGGAACAAGAAAGGATGAAGTATATAAAGCGGCACAGGTATATTTTAATAAAGGACGTTTTGGTAATGAACAAGTAGGATTTATAGCTTATCCAAAAGGAAACTGGGCTCTTTTTTATGATCCTGATGCTTCACTTTCAGCATTTCAGATAGCAAATGGGACGGATATTTATACACTGGATGCCATCAGGATAGCAACTAAACAGGGAAAGACAGATTCACAGATTGCAACGGAAATTATTAATAACTTATATATTGGATATAAAGGGGCAGGACATCCTGAATCAGGTCTTGTAAGGAAAAGCGTTGTAATAAATGGATACAAAGGGGAACAGCTTACAGTTAAAAATATTTCAGGGCTCTCTCTTATATCAAACGTAATAGTTACAGGAAATAAAATATATTTTATTTCTGTTGAAGGGGTTCCTTCACATGTTGGAGAAATGATGAAATGGGTAACTAATTCATGGAATCCTTATAAATAAGAAAAATATATTTTATTTATCGTAGGATATAAAAAATATATAAAAAATATAACTCTATTTTACGGTAAATATGACAAAATCCTTGACATAAGGGCTTAAATATTATAAAATAGACAAGTTATAACTCATAAACTAAGTGCAGAAGAATATGTAACGTCGTTACATATTTTTTAGAGTGAATTTAGAGTAAGCCGTTATATCTGAAATAGATATGCAGTGTGTCTGAATTCAGGACACAGGCTGAAGCAAATGAGCTTTTTAAAAGTTTTAGTTTATAAAAATAACACAGAAAATCATAATACGAAAAATTGGAAGGAGGAAATATGCCTACTATTAATCAGCTAGTAAGATTTGGTAGAAGCACATCTGAAAAAAAGAAAAAATCACCTGCATTGAAAGGTAACCCACAAAAAAGAGGAGTATGTGTAAGAGTATATACTACTACACCTAAGAAACCAAACTCAGCCTTAAGAAAGGTGGCAAGGGTTAAACTGGTAAACGGAATTGAAGTTACAGCTTACATTCCTGGAATTGGGCACAACTTACAAGAACACAGTATCGTTCTTATAAGAGGAGGAAGAACAAAAGATTTGCCTGGGGTTAGATATAAAATAATCAGAGGAGCTCTGGATACAGCTGGAGTTGTTAACAGAAAACAAGGTAGATCAAGATACGGAACTAAAAAACCTGCGGCAGCAAGTGCAAACTAAAATTTTTAAAAAGTAAGGAGGACAAATAGTGTCAAGAAGAAGAAAAGCAGAGAAAAGAGATGTTTTACCTGATTCTCAATATAATGATAAAGTAGTAACTAAATTCATAAACGGATTAATGATAGACGGAAAGAAATCAATAGCTGAAAATATTTTCTATACAGCATTGGATCAAATTAAGGAAGAAACTCAAGAAGAAGGAATTGAAGTTTTCAGAAGAGCAATGGAAAATGTAAGACCTCAGCTTGAAGTTAGATCAAGAAGAATCGGAGGGGCTACTTACCAAGTACCGGTTGAAGTAAGAAAAGAAAGACAACAGGCATTGGCTATAAGATGGCTTGTAAGATATACAAGAGAAAGAAAAGAATACGGAATGATAAACAAGTTGAAAAAAGAACTGATTGCTGCGGCAAACAACGAAGGTGGATCAGTTAAGAAGAAAGACGATACATATAAAATGGCAGAAGCTAACAGAGCGTTTGCACATTACAAATGGTAATTTATTAGCGTTGACAGTAAGTTTTTGAGTTAAGAAGGAGGAAAAAAAAGAATGTCAAGAAAAGTTGCTTTGAAAGATACTAGAAACATCGGTATCATGGCACATATAGATGCTGGAAAAACAACAACTACTGAAAGAATATTATTCTATACAGGAGTAAATCACAAAATCGGAGAGGTTCACGAAGGAGCCGCTACGATGGATTACATGGAACAGGAACAGGAAAGAGGAATTACTATTACATCTGCGGCTACAACTGCATTTTGGAATGGTAACAGAATAAATATAATAGATACACCAGGGCACGTTGACTTCACAGTTGAAGTTGAAAGATCGTTAAGAGTACTGGATGGAGCGGTTGCTGTATTCTCGGCAGTTGACGGAGTTCAGCCTCAATCAGAAACAGTTTGGAGACAGGCTGATAAATATGAAGTACCAAGAATGGCATTTTTAAATAAAATGGACAGAGTCGGAGCAGACTTTAATATGTGTGTAAACGATATTAAAGAAAAATTGGGAGGGAACGGAGTTCCTATACAATTACCTATAGGTGCTGAAGATTCATTTGAAGGTATTATAGACTTGATAACAATGAAAGAGTATCTGTTTAAAGATGAAACAATGGGAGCAGCTTATGATATATCAGATGTAAGAGCTGAACTTCTTGAAGAAGCTCAAGCTGCAA
This genomic window contains:
- a CDS encoding AlwI family type II restriction endonuclease produces the protein MKLQNKDSVMNLGDTSFRRKNLLDDYKVMLQGITEQLEEWNTNNSSQMNFYQYVAKSGLINDTFYSDYYSFISDKFKESIFEKYKEKKEVENYESLMEYFVLEQKKRGRTYTNALVKIGLIDEKRKITAVGEALLDGDTKQDDIEKLFNLSADNIIFLRQLLKLRVYESEGENYIYPFRMGVYLLNKFDDIPQKEFCTILSLIRAGKTDEEYREILDKYKLVKNKNMSFGEYVARYIQEETLEIKFEEKNRISKEKFEKYFLNRKSKDKIEDYFEFYEISLDFFENRNLETYKKLEKISKKGSIKKAFGYNKVPFKFCKTLKEFFEENKKTIFNTENIEEFNKLFYELFRNSKNYDLIFEYNDMTIRTFNLSGIISFENGLVNLSYKWLSKHIFSEIMDMQLCSQMNDEKKEIFHKNFSLVEIFNLSNERIVNFEKKLRRENNIPEEISVFEYFSEKIDKDFEKKLEERFSNSKVCNILALFKNRENDEKISKEVTDNAKIPTIFEYILAIAWHRISNKEFNLKKSLKLSLDGDGFPLSHAPGGDGDIIAEYSDFDVMLEATLMDKNTQKRGELEPVIRHTTNLTIKNMEENKKTYTFFVANELDANVINIFRATSQIQLQSTQDREKYTNGIKIYSLTIDKIIYLLENNINYKCFLNKVFENYSKVEFICNNWYEEIWNNSIEGENIGKV
- a CDS encoding Dam family site-specific DNA-(adenine-N6)-methyltransferase yields the protein MEKFKIYNRRYLGSKYKLLEFIEKIVQEHTKKCKIFLDLFAGTGVVADYFNKKYDVVLNDLLRCNYISYECFFSDLEYSEKKVTDIIEKYNKKNVKKENYYSKNFKNTYLNEKNLKKVGFVRDDIDNLFEKKLINKRERAILITSLVYAVDKIANTVGHYDAYRKNGDLEKELILKLPQIENENNKNNKIFCMDANELVKKIKADIVYIDPPYNSRQYSDAYHFLENIATNNKPEVFGVAKKMDRTHIKSKYCLSNAKETLEELVENIEAKYILFSYNNTQQKANSRSNGRISDDEILEILKSKGEVVVFEKDFNPFTVGKTNIENHSERIFFCKVKKAKKNIINNLTEENIVAEENQLFIIENTKKNIVQSPLNYTGGKFRLLKQIFEKIPKDIDIFYDIFCGGFNVGANFNAKKIIGIDKNKELIKLLKFLKKQNYEKLEKKIEEKIEYYDLSNSFKNGYEYYGCNSYDGLGKYNKEKFLRLREDYNSQKKEILFLLLIFYSFNNQIRFNKRNEFNLPVGKRDFNSKLRKKLKNFIYNLQLVETEFESIDFRDIDLKKINQKNTFFYLDPPYLLGQASYNENNLWTENDEKDLLRFLERCNRKKIKFALSNVMEHKGNENRILKDWSSKNNFFVNYLDFNYYNSNYQIKRKNTVTKEVLITNFNIQFEK
- the rpsL gene encoding 30S ribosomal protein S12; translation: MPTINQLVRFGRSTSEKKKKSPALKGNPQKRGVCVRVYTTTPKKPNSALRKVARVKLVNGIEVTAYIPGIGHNLQEHSIVLIRGGRTKDLPGVRYKIIRGALDTAGVVNRKQGRSRYGTKKPAAASAN
- the rpsG gene encoding 30S ribosomal protein S7, yielding MSRRRKAEKRDVLPDSQYNDKVVTKFINGLMIDGKKSIAENIFYTALDQIKEETQEEGIEVFRRAMENVRPQLEVRSRRIGGATYQVPVEVRKERQQALAIRWLVRYTRERKEYGMINKLKKELIAAANNEGGSVKKKDDTYKMAEANRAFAHYKW